The nucleotide sequence ACTCAATCAGGCGCTCCGGCGTCGGCTCCGAAAACGCCACCACCCAGTCCACCGCCTCCAGCGCCGCCAGCAGCCGCATCCGCAAATGCAGCGGGTTGATGGGCCGCCCGGCGCCCTTCAGCGCCGTGACCGAAGCGTCGTCGTTGACCGCGACCAGCAGTTTGTCGCCGAGTCGCGCCGCCTCGCTCAGGCACGCGACATGCCCGGCGTGCAGCAAATCAAAACAGCCGTTGGTCATGACGATGCGCTGCCCGGCGCGGCGCGCATCGGCGACCCGCGCCGCCAGTTCGTCGCGCGTGCAGACCGCGCCGGACGCGGCGCGCCCGAAGACGCCGTTCAGTTCGTCGCGGCTGACCGTCGCGGTGCCGGACTTCTCGACGACCAGGCTGGCGGCCCGGTTGGCAAGCCGCGTCGCCTCCACCAGCGGCAGGCCGAGCGCGCTCGCCGTCGCCAGCACCGAAATCGCGGTGTCGCCGGCGCCGGTCACATCGTACACCTCGTGCGCCTGCGTCGGCAGGTGGTGCACCACCTCGGCGCTTTCCACCAGCGACATGCCGTGCTCGCCGCGCGTCACCAGCAGCGCGCCAAGGCCGAGCCGGGTTTTCAGCGCAAGCCCTTTCTCGGCAATCTCGTCGTCGCTGCGGCACGGCCCGACAACCGCCTCGAACTCGGGAAAATTGGGGGTCAGCACGGTGGCGTCGGCGTAGCGCGAGAAGTCGTGCCCCTTCGGGTCCACAAACACCGGTTTGCCGGCGTCGCGCGCCAGCCGAATCAGGCGCTGGACATTGCGAAGACAACCCTTCGCGTAGTCGGAGAAAACAACGGCGTCGGCGCCGCTCAGTTGCGCGCTCAGCAGTGTCTCAATCTGCGACAGCGCCGCGCCCTTGAAGCCGTCCTCGAAATCAAGCCGAATCAACTGCTGGCCGCGGCTGACAACGCGCAGTTTGACGATGGTCGTGCCGCCGCGCACGGCGGCGAAGTGGGCGCCGACGCCGCGCTCGCCGAGCAGGCGTTCCAGCACGCCGGCGTCGGCGTCGTCGCCGGTCAGGCCGATCAGCGCCACGCTCGCGCCGAGGGCGCGGACATTGACGGCGACATTGGCCGCGCCGCCCGGACGCTCCTCAAACTGCTCGACATGGACGGCCTGCACCGGCGCCTCCGGCGAAATGCGCCGCGTCGCGCCGTGAAAGTAGCGGTCTATCATCACATCGCCGACCACCAGCAGCCGCGCGCCGCTGAAGTCGGGCGCGCCGCCCGCGGGCGTCACGCCGCCGGACGAAAGACCGTCAGACAAAATCCAGCCACTCCGGGTGCGAGTTGTCGCGTCCGTGCACGACATCGAAAAACAGCGACTGCAAACGCTCGGTAACCGGCCCGCGCCCGCCGCCGCCGATGACGCGCCCGTCGAGTTCGCGCACCGGCGTCACCTCGGCGGCGGTGCCGGTCATGAAACACTCGTCGGCGATATACACCTCGTCGCGCGTAATCCGCCGCTCGACCACTTCCAGCCCCTCGTCCTTCGCCAGTTGCAGCACCGTGCGCCGGGTGATGCCGTTGAGCGTCGCGTTCAGGTCGGGCGTGTGAATGACGCCGTCGGCGACGATGAAGACATTCTCGCCGCTGCCCTCGGCGACATAGCCGTCGGTGTCGAGCATCAGCGCCTCGTCGCAGCCGGCGGCCAGCGCCTCTTGCAGCGCCAGCATCGAGTTGATGTAATGCCCGTTGGCCTTGGCCTTGCACATCGCGGTGTTGACATGGTAGCGCGCGAACGACGAGGTCTTGACGCGAATGCCGCGCTGAATGTTCTCCTCGCCCAGATAAGTGCCCCACTGCCACACGGCGACAATGCAATGCACCTTCAGGTTGTCGGCGCGCAAGCCCATGCCCTCGGCGCCGTAGAAAACCATCGGCCTCAAATAGGCGCTGTCCAGACCGTTCTTTTTAACGGCCTCGCGCTGCGCGGCGTTCAGTTCGTCCGGCGTAAACGGCATGCGGATGCCGACGATGGCGGCGGAATCAAACAGCCGCCGGGTGTGATCCTTAAGCCGGAAGATGGCGGTGCCGTTGTCCGTACGGTAGGCGCGAACCCCCTCGAACACGCCGGTGCCGTAGTGCAGCGTGTGCGTCAGCACATGGACTTTCGCCTCGCGCCAGGGCACGAATTCGCCGTCGAACCAGATCCAGCCGTCGCGTTCGTCCATTAGAGAGACTCCTTTGCGTTGCGGTGTGCCAAAGTGCGCCGGATTGCCGCAGAAATCCGGCGGGGCTTGACTTGCCGGCACTTATCAAGAATAATTCTCATTCCCATTATTATTTGTGCCGATGACAAGCCGACAACCCCTACATCATACAGCATTGGCCGCATTTGCGCTGTACTGCCTGCTTGCGGGCGCCCCTGCCGCCGCCGAAGTGAATATCTACTCGGCGCGCCAGGAAAGCCTGATCAAGCCGCTGCTCGACCGCTTCAGCGCGCGGCACGGTGTCAAGGTGCGCCTCGTCACCGGCAAGGCCGACGCGCTGCTCGCGCGCCTCAAACTTGAAGGACAGGACAGCCCCGCCGACCTGCTGATTACCACCGACGCCGGACGCCTGTACCGCGCAAAGCAGGCCGGCCTGCTGCAACCGGTCCAGTCCGAAACGCTGGCCGCGAACATTCCGCCGCGCTACCGCGACCCGGAAAACCACTGGTTCGGATTGTCGCTGCGCGCGCGCACGATACTGGCGGTCGCGGGCAAGGCCAACACGGCGGCGCTCGCGCGCTACGAATCGCTGGCCGACCCGGTCTGGCGCGGGCGCATCTGCATCCGCTCGTCCGACAACATCTACAACCAGTCGCTGGTCGCCTCGATGATACACGCCAACGGCGACGCGGCGACGCTGGCGTGGGCCAAAGGGCTGGTGGCCAATTTCGCGCGCCCGCCCGCCGGCGGCGACCGCGACCAGATTCTGGCGGCGGCGGGCGGGCTGTGCGACATCGCCGTCGCCAACACCTACTACCTGGCGATGATGCTGCAAGGCAACAACCCGGCGCAGCGCGAAGCGGCGAAGAAAATGCGCGTCGTGTGGCCGAACCAGCGCGACCGCGGCGTGCACATCAACATCAGCGGCGCCGGTGTGACGCGCGCGGCGAAACACCGCGGCGAGGCCGTCGCGCTGCTGGAATACCTGGCCGGCGCCGACGCGCAGCGCTGGTACGGCGAGGCCAACAACGAATACCCGGTGCTGGCCGGTGTCGCGCCCGGCGCCGCGCTGCAATCGTGGGGCGAGTTCAAGGCCGACGACATCAACCTTGAACTGCTCGGGCGGCTGAACCGCGACGCGGTTGAATTGACCAACCGCGCCGGCTGGCGGTAGCGGGCGGCAGCGATGGCCGCCGTTGCGACATTGCGGCGCGCCGCCGGCGGCGGCTTCAGCGCGTTGCAGTTCGGCGCGCGCGCCGCCTCGGTGCTGATTCTGCTGCCGGTCGCGGCGCTGGCCGTCTGCGTGTTCCTGCCGAGCGGCGGCGTGTGGCCGCATCTGCTGGAAACAACGCTCGGCCTCTACCTGAAAGACTCGGCGCTGCTGGCCGCGGGCGTCGTGCTCGGCGCGTCGGTCATCGGCGGCGGCGGCGCCTGGCTTTGCACCGTCTGCGACTTTCCGGGGCGGCGCTTCTTTGAATGGGCGCTGATTCTGCCGCTGGCCTTCCCGGCCTACATCATCGCCTACACCTATACCGGCATGCTTGATTACGGCGGCTGGCTGC is from Gammaproteobacteria bacterium and encodes:
- the hldE gene encoding bifunctional D-glycero-beta-D-manno-heptose-7-phosphate kinase/D-glycero-beta-D-manno-heptose 1-phosphate adenylyltransferase HldE, whose product is MTPAGGAPDFSGARLLVVGDVMIDRYFHGATRRISPEAPVQAVHVEQFEERPGGAANVAVNVRALGASVALIGLTGDDADAGVLERLLGERGVGAHFAAVRGGTTIVKLRVVSRGQQLIRLDFEDGFKGAALSQIETLLSAQLSGADAVVFSDYAKGCLRNVQRLIRLARDAGKPVFVDPKGHDFSRYADATVLTPNFPEFEAVVGPCRSDDEIAEKGLALKTRLGLGALLVTRGEHGMSLVESAEVVHHLPTQAHEVYDVTGAGDTAISVLATASALGLPLVEATRLANRAASLVVEKSGTATVSRDELNGVFGRAASGAVCTRDELAARVADARRAGQRIVMTNGCFDLLHAGHVACLSEAARLGDKLLVAVNDDASVTALKGAGRPINPLHLRMRLLAALEAVDWVVAFSEPTPERLIECVSPDVLVKGGDYEPRDIAGYAHVSRSGGEVVVLDYLEGVSTSGLIADIRKQ
- a CDS encoding branched-chain amino acid transaminase, giving the protein MDERDGWIWFDGEFVPWREAKVHVLTHTLHYGTGVFEGVRAYRTDNGTAIFRLKDHTRRLFDSAAIVGIRMPFTPDELNAAQREAVKKNGLDSAYLRPMVFYGAEGMGLRADNLKVHCIVAVWQWGTYLGEENIQRGIRVKTSSFARYHVNTAMCKAKANGHYINSMLALQEALAAGCDEALMLDTDGYVAEGSGENVFIVADGVIHTPDLNATLNGITRRTVLQLAKDEGLEVVERRITRDEVYIADECFMTGTAAEVTPVRELDGRVIGGGGRGPVTERLQSLFFDVVHGRDNSHPEWLDFV
- a CDS encoding Fe(3+) ABC transporter substrate-binding protein; translated protein: MAAFALYCLLAGAPAAAEVNIYSARQESLIKPLLDRFSARHGVKVRLVTGKADALLARLKLEGQDSPADLLITTDAGRLYRAKQAGLLQPVQSETLAANIPPRYRDPENHWFGLSLRARTILAVAGKANTAALARYESLADPVWRGRICIRSSDNIYNQSLVASMIHANGDAATLAWAKGLVANFARPPAGGDRDQILAAAGGLCDIAVANTYYLAMMLQGNNPAQREAAKKMRVVWPNQRDRGVHINISGAGVTRAAKHRGEAVALLEYLAGADAQRWYGEANNEYPVLAGVAPGAALQSWGEFKADDINLELLGRLNRDAVELTNRAGWR